GGTTATTTCGGTGATTAGCTGTGCTTGCAGCCATTTTAAGCCCGGACGATAAAGCTAAGCGTGATCGCGGGAACTCTAATAAAAGATTCTGTTGGTTGGCTTCTCATAAAACTTGTTACAAACCCGTTTTCATTCAGAAACCGGGTTTGGATTAGGGCGAACATCAACAGCATTATCAAACAAAAGTGGGGCGAGATTGCCATGTTGGCTAGGGTTTGGAGTGCATCTATCGTCGGTATCGATGCGGTGAAGGTGGGGGTTGAAGTCGATGTATCGGGAGGATTGCCAGGAATTGTGCTGGTGGGATTGCCCGACACCGCAGTTCAGGAGTCGAAAGAACGGGTGAAGGCGGCACTGAAGAATGCGGGTTATGCCTTTCCGATGAAAAAAATTGTGATAAATCTGACCCCGGCGGATTTACGAAAGGAAGGCCCCAGCTTTGATTTGCCCATCAGTGTGGGTATCATGGCGGCGTCTGAGCAGGTGAGTGCCCAGTTGTTAGGAGATTATTTATTCTTAGGGGAAGTTTCCCTAGATGGAAGTCTTCGTCCGGTTGCCGGGGTGCTGCCAATTGCCGCCGCTGCCCAACGAATGGGAATCGCTGGTTTAGTTGTTCCAGCAAATAATGCGCGGGAAGCCGCAGTTGTCAAAGGTCTAGCCGTCTACGGTTTCAAAAATCTGTCCCAAGTGGCTGATTTTCTCAATGAGCCAGAGCGTTATTCGCCAGTGCAGGTGGATGGTAGAGAGGAGTTAGCCAAAACCCACTTCAGCAGTGCAGACTTAAAGGATGTAAAAGGACAAAGCTTTGCTCGCCGTGCCCTAGAAATTGCGGCGGCTGGTGGACATAACTTAGTATTTGTCGGACCACCGGGAAGTGGGAAGACGATGCTAGCGCGGCGCTTACCGGGAATATTACCGCCATTAAGCTTTGACGAAGCCTTGGAAGTAACTCAAATTCACTCGGTTGCAGGGTTACTTAAGAATAGAGGATCGCTAGTAAGCGATCGCCCTTACCGCAGTCCTCACCACTCCGCTTCTGGCCCCTCCCTGGTCGGTGGCGGTAGTTTTCCGCGTCCGGGAGAAATATCTTTAGCGCATCGGGGCGTTTTATTTCTGGACGAACTGACAGAATTTAAGCGAGATGTGCTGGAATTCTTGCGTCAGCCGCTTGAAGATGGCTTTGTTACCATCTCCCGCACTCGCCAATCGGTCATGTTTCCGGCTCAGTTTACTTTAGTTGCCAGTACCAATCCCTGCCCGTGCGGTTATTTTGGCGATACGATTCAAGCTTGCACCTGTTCCCCTCGACAGCGAGAACAATACTGGGCAAAGCTTTCTGGCCCTTTGATGGATCGGATCGATTTGCAAGTGGCAGTGAATCGCCTCAAGCCAGAGGAAATTACGCAACAACCGACTGGGGAAGAATCAGCACCTGTAAGGGAACGAGTAGAAACAGCACGCGATCGCGCTCATACTCGATTTAAAGGCGATCCATCGGTGCGTTGCAATGCTCAGATGCAAAGTGGTCATTTGCGGCAATGGTGTCAACTAGATGATGCTTCTCGCCACTTATTAGAAGCCGCTATTCGCAAATTGGGATTATCCGCAAGAGCCAGCGATCGCATTTTAAAAGTAGCGCGTACTATTGCCGATTTAGCTAGTAATGAAAACCTCAAAACCCACCACGTTGCCGAAGCCATTCAGTACCGCACGATAGATAGAATGCAGTGATATGGAAACAATAAGCCAGGACATTCTTGAAGTAGAGCGTGGCGTTATCTGTCATCAGGTGAATTGTCAGGGACGCATGGGAGCAGGTTTGGCTCTACAAATTCGCAATCGCTGGCCTATTGTCTACAAAGACTATCGCAAGTATAAGGAGCGATGGCAACTAGGAATGGTGCAATTTGTTAAGGTCACAGATGCACCCTTATACGTTTGCAACTTGGCAGGACAGTGGAATTATGGTCGTGCTAAGCCTGCTCAAGGTATTATCTACACTGACTATGAAGCGGTGCGGACGGGACTGAAGCAAGTTAATGATTGGTCAACCGAGAATGCTCTTCCGGTTTATATTCCTTCTGGTATGTCCTGCGGGCTTGCAGGTGGAGATTGGAACATCATCCAAGTCATCATCGAACAGGAGTGTCCTCATGCCATCATCTGTCGCAAGCCAGAAGGGGGCTAGAGATTGTTTCTGTTAACAATGAAGTGATTTGTGCGCGACGATTACCAGCACGAACGAACAGATTTATAGATAAAGAAGTAGTGGTAAAGGGAGGTTAGCAATCGCATTTTTTTGAATTAACCTTAATTTTGCCATTTCAACGGAGATGAAGACCTCAAGACCCATTATGTTGCCGCAGCAATTTAGTATTGCACATTCAATAGAATGCAGTAATTAAGATGAGTTTCCGCCCTGAAAAAGGCACAAAACATGCATTACAATCTTAGTTTATTAATTTCTTCCAGCAGGTTTTGATACTGTTCTTTATTTCCTTGCCGCTGAAACAAGTTAGCAGCTTTTTGAAAATCCTCAAATGCCTTTTTCTTGTCTCCTAAACTGCGGTGAGAAATTCCTCGGTCGTAATAACCGTAGGCATAATCAGGATTAATTTCGATAGCTCGATCGAAGTCTTTGATTGATTCTTGATAATTTCCAAGCCGTTGCTGAGCCAATCCTCGATAATCGTAGGCAAAGAAATTCATTGGGGAAAGGCGGATTGCCTGACTATAGTCTTCTGCTGCTCCCTGATAGTCTCTCAGAAATGTACGGGAAGTACCTCGCTCTAAGTAAGCTAAAACATAATTAGGGTTGCGCTGAATTACTTGGTTGTAATCCTCAATTGCTTGCTGATAATCTTTTAAATCCTGGCGGGACTTACCTCGATATAAGTAAGCTGCAACATAATTAGGATTAAGCTGAAGTGCCTGGTTAAACTCCTCAATGGCTCCTTGCTTATCTCCTTTGTCATAAAGAGTAATCCCTCGTGCGTAGTGCGAGATCGCCTTGTTAGAATTGCTACCCTGCGCCTGGTAATTTTCTGATGGATCGGCGATCGCTACTATCGCTACTAAAGGTGCAGTACTGATAATTGCTGTTACTGTTACCGAGGTGACTAAAAAGACAGATAAAGAATTCAAATTGAGAAAATTACAAGTCATCCTTAACTCCTTAATAAATCAAATTAGGGATTTTTCGACAAGAAGCATTTTTTGAGTCGCGGCATATCTGACCGTCAGTTGTACAATAAAACGGTTGTATTCTGCGACACTTGCTGTGATCGAGCGTTATACGTTGCCTGAGATGGGCAACCTGTGGACTGACACCTATAAACTGAAGACGTGGCTCCAGGTTGAAATTGCAGTCTGTGAAGCCCAAGCTGAACTGGGTTATATTCCAACCCAGGCGGTAGAGGAAATTAAGGCGAAGGCTAATTTTGACCCGAAGCGGGTGCTAGAAATTGAGGCTGAAGTCCGCCACGATATGATCGCGTTCTTGACAAACGTCAATGAATATGTAGGCGACGCGGGGCGCTATATTCACCTGGGATTAACCAGTTCGGATGTGCTGGATACAGCTTTGGCGCTGCAACTGGTAGCCAGCTTGGATGTGTTGCTGGCAGGGGTGGAAGATTTGATCGCAGCAATTCGCCAGCAGGCGCAGCAGCATAAAAGTACGGTGATGATTGGGCGATCGCACGGCATTCACGCGGAACCGATTACGTTTGGCTTTAAGCTGGCGGGATGGTTGGCAGAAGTATTGAGAAACCGCGATCGCCTTCAGCGTCTTCGCAAAGAAATTGCCGTTGGCAAGATTTCCGGTGCGGTCGGAACCTACGCCAATATTGAGCCGCGAGTTGAAGCGATCGCTTGCCAAAAACTGGGGCTTGAACCGGATACAGCATCGACGCAGGTAATTTCGCGCGATCGCCATGCCGATTTTGTACAAACTTTGGCTTTAGTGGCTGCCTCAATTGAGCGATTTGCGGTCGAAATTCGCAACTTGCAACGCACGGATGTCCTAGAAGTCGAAGAATTCTTCTCTAAGGGACAAAAAGGCTCCTCTGCGATGCCGCACAAGCGCAATCCGATTCGTTCGGAGCGACTGACAGGGATGGCACGAGTTGTCCGGGGTCATGCTGTTGCAGCTTTGGAAAATGTCGCCCTTTGGCACGAACGAGATATCTCTCACAGTTCCGTGGAGCGGATGATCCTGCCCGATTCCTGCACCATAACGCACTTCATGTTAGCGGAAATAACCGATTTGGTGAAAAACCTGCTGGTTTATCCCGAAAACATGGAACGGAATATGAATTGCTACGGCGGCGTTGTCTTCAGCCAGCGAGTCATGCTCACTCTGGTAGAAAAAGGAATGAGCCGCGAGGACGCCTATGCAACGGTGCAGTCTTGCGCTCATCAAGCGTGGAATAAAACCGATGGCGATTTCCACGATTTGATTGCTAAAGACAGCCGCGTTACACAGCATCTTTCTTCAGAAGAAGTTGAGGCGTGTTTCGCTCCGCAGCATCATTTGCAGCATTTAGACGAGATTTATCAACGTTTGGGGATTTGAGGAACCGCGAAGACGCACTAGCGGAGCCATGCGCGTTAGCGCTATAGAGCGCGAAGGAAGAAAAAGAAGAGTTTTCTTCTTCTCTTTCTTCCTTCGTGTCCTTCGCGTCTTTGCGGTTTATTCCTGTTCCACCCTGTACCCCAAATCTGCTAAATGTAGTCGAGACTGCCGCCATTTCGGCTGCACTTTCACAAATAACTCCAGATAAACTTTCCCCGCAATTAACTTTTGGATTTGTTCTCGGGCGGCACTACCAATCGCTTTGAGCATCGTTCCGCCTTTGCCAATCACAATCCCCTTTTGGGAGTCGCGTTCAACGTAGATAGTCGCCAGAAGGCGAGTAATCGTTGGTTCTTCCTCCACCATGTCAATCGTAACGGCGACTGAGTGGGGAACTTCTTCGCGGGTTAGCAGCAAAATTTGTTCTCGAATCAGTTCCCCCATGATGAAGCGTTCCGGCTGGTCGGTAACATAATCAGGAGGATAATAGTATGGCCCTGGTTCTAGGCGATCGCTTAGTAATTGCTGCAACGCCTCAACTCCCTCGCCCGTAAGGGCTGAGAACTTCACAATCGGCCAGTTGTAGGGTTCAGCTAGCTGCGTATAACTCTCATCAATTTGTTGGGAATCTGAGGATCTCAGGTCGATTTTATTCATCCCCAACATTACAGGCGTCTTCGTGCGGCTAAGGATATCGACAATATAGCGATCGCCTCCTCCAGAGTCTACCGCTCCATCCACCACAAACAGCACCAAATCCACCGACTCAATGGCAATCTGGGCATTTTTCACCAACACCTCCCCTAACTGGTGGTGCGGTTTGTGAATTCCTGGAGTATCGACAAAAATCATCTGCGCCTCTGGCGTCGTCAGGATACCCCGCAGTCGGTTGCGCGTCGTCTGCGCCACTGGCGAAGTGATGGCAATTTTTTGCCCCACCATATAGTTCATCAATGTAGACTTACCCACGTTGGGGCGTCCGATAATCCCAATAAAGCCCGACTTATATCCTTCCGGTGCTTTCGGAATGCTAAAAAATGCTGACTCGTCTAGGATATTTCCCTCGCCTTTATTAATTGCTGCGTTTGTCGTCGTCCCATCTTCCATGATGTTTGCGTTTTTAAAAACCCCTACATCACTGATAATACATACTCTCCTTCGTTAACTGCGTGATTGGTCGAAATATCAAAGACTAAACCAGCATTCTCCGCACAAACATCAATTAATTTTGGTAATTCCTGTTTATTAAAGCTAAGAATTTGATAAAGTCTTTCCCCAGCCTCAATTGAAGCACCTAGTTTGACTCTCGATTGGATCATCCCTCCGCTAGGCGCATAATATTTTTTTAGATTGCTTTTTGAAATAAAAGTTACTTTGTGGAATGCTGTTTGCGCCAAAGGAAATTCGGGAATCGATAAAATACCTTTCTGGGCTAAGTAATTTTTGATGCCTTGGACTCCTTTTTCTACTGATTCTGGATTCATTTGCATTCCCGAACCCAGTTCTAGCGTCCAAGATTCTTTATCAAAGACTATCGATTTCCCTAAAGTTTCTAGCTGATTTTCCAACGCTAACCAAGGCTTTAGGAAAGCTTCATCAAAAGCATCTCCATCATATTCATTTAGTAAAATTTCATGGTCAAGTAAAAAATACTTGGCACTTTCTTCTCTACGGTGGAAGCCATATAAGTAATCTATCGCTTGATTCGACGAGCT
This genomic window from Coleofasciculus sp. FACHB-T130 contains:
- the purB gene encoding adenylosuccinate lyase, whose product is MIERYTLPEMGNLWTDTYKLKTWLQVEIAVCEAQAELGYIPTQAVEEIKAKANFDPKRVLEIEAEVRHDMIAFLTNVNEYVGDAGRYIHLGLTSSDVLDTALALQLVASLDVLLAGVEDLIAAIRQQAQQHKSTVMIGRSHGIHAEPITFGFKLAGWLAEVLRNRDRLQRLRKEIAVGKISGAVGTYANIEPRVEAIACQKLGLEPDTASTQVISRDRHADFVQTLALVAASIERFAVEIRNLQRTDVLEVEEFFSKGQKGSSAMPHKRNPIRSERLTGMARVVRGHAVAALENVALWHERDISHSSVERMILPDSCTITHFMLAEITDLVKNLLVYPENMERNMNCYGGVVFSQRVMLTLVEKGMSREDAYATVQSCAHQAWNKTDGDFHDLIAKDSRVTQHLSSEEVEACFAPQHHLQHLDEIYQRLGI
- a CDS encoding succinylglutamate desuccinylase/aspartoacylase family protein — encoded protein: MIPTISTVPIQQLASGDRLSIQVYKFISANPGKKAYLQANLHGAEIVGNAVIHQLIEFLITLNDTQLNGEIWLVPVCNPISTNQRTHYFSTGRYNIFDGKDWNRIFWDYEKECENLEKFAKFHINLGIDTIQNEYLKRIKTSFDKLLEKINSSSGAPFNERYRYQLQSLCLDADYVIDIHSSSNQAIDYLYGFHRREESAKYFLLDHEILLNEYDGDAFDEAFLKPWLALENQLETLGKSIVFDKESWTLELGSGMQMNPESVEKGVQGIKNYLAQKGILSIPEFPLAQTAFHKVTFISKSNLKKYYAPSGGMIQSRVKLGASIEAGERLYQILSFNKQELPKLIDVCAENAGLVFDISTNHAVNEGEYVLSVM
- a CDS encoding tetratricopeptide repeat protein, coding for MTCNFLNLNSLSVFLVTSVTVTAIISTAPLVAIVAIADPSENYQAQGSNSNKAISHYARGITLYDKGDKQGAIEEFNQALQLNPNYVAAYLYRGKSRQDLKDYQQAIEDYNQVIQRNPNYVLAYLERGTSRTFLRDYQGAAEDYSQAIRLSPMNFFAYDYRGLAQQRLGNYQESIKDFDRAIEINPDYAYGYYDRGISHRSLGDKKKAFEDFQKAANLFQRQGNKEQYQNLLEEINKLRL
- a CDS encoding YifB family Mg chelatase-like AAA ATPase, yielding MLARVWSASIVGIDAVKVGVEVDVSGGLPGIVLVGLPDTAVQESKERVKAALKNAGYAFPMKKIVINLTPADLRKEGPSFDLPISVGIMAASEQVSAQLLGDYLFLGEVSLDGSLRPVAGVLPIAAAAQRMGIAGLVVPANNAREAAVVKGLAVYGFKNLSQVADFLNEPERYSPVQVDGREELAKTHFSSADLKDVKGQSFARRALEIAAAGGHNLVFVGPPGSGKTMLARRLPGILPPLSFDEALEVTQIHSVAGLLKNRGSLVSDRPYRSPHHSASGPSLVGGGSFPRPGEISLAHRGVLFLDELTEFKRDVLEFLRQPLEDGFVTISRTRQSVMFPAQFTLVASTNPCPCGYFGDTIQACTCSPRQREQYWAKLSGPLMDRIDLQVAVNRLKPEEITQQPTGEESAPVRERVETARDRAHTRFKGDPSVRCNAQMQSGHLRQWCQLDDASRHLLEAAIRKLGLSARASDRILKVARTIADLASNENLKTHHVAEAIQYRTIDRMQ
- the era gene encoding GTPase Era, which codes for MEDGTTTNAAINKGEGNILDESAFFSIPKAPEGYKSGFIGIIGRPNVGKSTLMNYMVGQKIAITSPVAQTTRNRLRGILTTPEAQMIFVDTPGIHKPHHQLGEVLVKNAQIAIESVDLVLFVVDGAVDSGGGDRYIVDILSRTKTPVMLGMNKIDLRSSDSQQIDESYTQLAEPYNWPIVKFSALTGEGVEALQQLLSDRLEPGPYYYPPDYVTDQPERFIMGELIREQILLLTREEVPHSVAVTIDMVEEEPTITRLLATIYVERDSQKGIVIGKGGTMLKAIGSAAREQIQKLIAGKVYLELFVKVQPKWRQSRLHLADLGYRVEQE